A segment of the Candidatus Kapaibacterium sp. genome:
GCATCAAGAGCGTATTTTTCCAAATCCATCACATCTTCAGCGGCTTCGATTTCGAGATAATCAAGAGCCGTTTCCAAAGCATGTTCATTCAACATAAACTCTTTTAAACTCCAGTTGTCCGTTGGCATCGTTTTCACGGGTGCTTTCATTGGTCTGGAAGTATCATGAACACGCATGTGCTCGTTACCGAAAACAGGATATTCTCCGGTTTTCTTTTCCACAAAAGTGTCAGGCAAAATAAATTGGCTGACAAATGCTGACTGTTCAAACTGCTGAGCAAGGCTCGTCAGAATCGGATCAACCCCCAGTCTCAGGTTTTTTGTTCTTTTGTTAGGCATCTTTCTCTATCTCCTTCATTAAAATTTGTAATGCTTGGTTGTAATCGTCAATGCTGTCTCGCTTCATGATTGCCAAGATTGCTTCGTGGGTCTTCTCACGACCTTCTTCTGTATTAAAATCAACTTGAGATAAGTTGACAACAGCCGCAGAAATCGGCAATGGGTCTTCGAGTGATGACAAACTTTTGCGAGATGCGATTTCTTCTATTCGTTTGTCGTACGGAGTCTTGCCATTGATGCGATATTTTTCGTCCATACTCAAAGTTTTGAGCATGATTAGCTCTTGCTCAAGTTCGTATTTGTTTTCTTCTGAATTTTCAGCAGGAAGGATTTTGTCCTTAATTCGTTCGATGTCAAGTCTAACTTGATTAACAAGTTCTTGCTGTTGCATCGTAGCTACTTGTGCGTTCAATGTCGAAATTTGTGTCGATAACTCATCATGAGTTTTCATCAATTCCGAATTGGTCGTTTTCAAGGTCTCGTTCTCTGATTGAATCGCAGTTATTTGCGATGAGAATTCTACAACCTTGTTGTTTAGCTCAGTAATTTGAGCATCTTTGGGGTCCATGTTTCCTCCAGTTATTGTTATTGGTTTTGAGTTGCGATGTTTCATTGCGTAAATTTGTGTTTTGGCAAGAATAACTTTTTTGACTTCGTCCTGTGTTGGCGAGTAGATTTTGTCAACAAGTTTATATTCTAAACACTCGGTAGCTGTCATGTAGCGGTCTTCAGACATCAAAGCATCAATATCTTCGGCTTCCATGCCAGTTTTTGTTTTGTATGCAGCGATGATGGAATCTTTAATTGCCTCAAGGTCTTTAGCAACCTTTTGCATTTCATCAGCATTGCCGATTACTACTGTCCAGGGCTTATGAATAAGCATCATAGCAGTCTCTGCAATCATTACTTCTCGTCCGGCGCACGAAATTACAGAAGCTATTGAACTTGCTTCACCAATTATTTTTATAATTGGTCTTTTTTCTGCCAATAAATTATAAATTGCGATGCCTTCGAACACACTTCCACCAACAGAATTGATGTAAACTGTAAGTTCTTCACCTTCCTTGTGGTTTTCTAATTTCTTACGTATCATCTTCGCAGATACGCCCCAGTCCTCATCTCCCCAAGGTGTTATTTGTCCAAAAATATCAATTTCCATAAGTCCCTCATCTATTTTTTTTAAAAGTATAAACTACTTGTGTTATTTTTTTTTCCAAATCGCATGCGATTTAGCATGTGATTTAGCATGTGATTTAGCATGCGATTTAGCATGCGATTTAGCAAGTGATTTAGCAAGTGATTTGGAAAGTAATTTAGCATAAAAAATAACACACTTTTGTAGTATGGTTACACTAATATTGGAGCAATTATGGATTTAGAAGCACTTAAAAAGAGTATTATTCCCTTTTTCAACTCAAAAAAGCTATCAGAAATGAATATTCCCGAGTATGAGGTGAATAACTATTTACAATATAAAGTTTTTCCGAGAGAAATACTCGTGAAAGCTGATTGGAACTACAAAAACAACAATGATTTTACAAGCGAAAAGCTAACAAATAACATAAAAAGAATTGGGCAAGTTGAAAATATTCAAGTCCGGTTACTCGAAACAGGATTTTATGAAGTTGTAAATGGTAATCATCGCTTAGACAGCAACGATGCCATAGGCAGGAAGTTCATTGTGGCTTACGACCACGGTAAAATATCACTCGCAGAAGCACAGCGTATTGCAATCGAAACTAATGAAACCAGATTCGAGCATGACCCGGAAAAACTCGCTCGGATTATGAATGATTTGAAACTAACTTACGATACAGGCGAGCTTGATTTAACAATGCCTTTCGATTCAAAGCAAATTGAAGAGTTGTTGAAATTTGATTCTTCAGAAATCCCATTATCTGATATCATCGAAGATGATTATGATGAACCACTCCGAGAAAAACCCAAAACTCAGCCCGGAGACTTGTATGAGTTGAACAATCACCGTATGCTTTGTGGTGACTCTACCTCAAAAGACGATGTAGCAAGATTGATGAATGGGGAAGTGGCTCATATGCTTCATACTGATCCCCCTTACAATGTGCAATATGCCGAACTCAATAAAAAACGCTCCAAGACCGGTAAAGATTGGACTGATGTTTACTGTACAGACTGGAATGATTCAATGGCAGATGTAGATTATGAAGAGTTTGTCTTTAAATTCCTTGAGCTTGCGAAACTAAATATGATTGAACACGCTCATTACTACGTCTGGCATGCTACTTCATACATTCGAACTTTCCTAAACGCTTTTGAGAAACTTGAAATTCCAATTGACAAAGTTCCAATCATTTGGGTTAAGCAAGTTGCGCCTCTCTCATGGGTTCGATATAAAAGAAAATACGAACCTTGCATATTTGCAGGCAAAGGCGCGGTAAATGGTAATGGGGAAGGGGCTCGTTGGTTTGGTCCCAATAATGAAAATAATATTTGGGAATATAATCGTGAAGACAATCGAAATTATATCCATCCAACCCAGAAACCTGTTACTCTGCCTGCAAGAGCTATCAAGAACAGCTCAAAAGAAAATGAAATTGTTCTCGAGTTATTTGGAGGCTCCGGCTCAACACTTATAGCTGCGGAACAACTTGTTAGAAGATGCTTTGTTATGGAATTATCTCCGGCATTTGTGGATAATATTGTCCTTCGATACTTCAAATATTGCGAAGATAATAATATACAATGCGAAGTGAAATTGAATGGAAGTTTAATAAATAAGGATTACTTCAATGAGGTCATCGAAGAAAGTGTTGGTTTATCCTGAATGGGAAAAGCAGCCCAAAGAATCAACGATAGCGTGGGAATATTTTAAATCATATCGAGACATGGGTATTTTTCGCTCGCATCGAAATGTCGCTAAAATCTTTAATACACCTGAACGAGTAGATATTGCACGTCGCAATATCGGTAACATTGCAGCAATCTGGAGATGGACTGAACGGATTGATGCTTATCAGCGCCATCTCGATAAAATCCAAATGGAAGAAACCGAAAAAGCTGTAAAGGAAATGGCTTCTCGGCACGCAGATTATGCCAAGAATACTATCTATGCTGCATACTTCCCGATTATCGAATTGCTTAAGAAAATTCAACGTGGTGACACGAAGGATATTACAGATATGTCATCGAAAGAGTTACTTGCTCTAACTTTCAAATCAGCACAGGTGCTTGTGAGTGTTGCTGACTTGGAACGTAAGACGCGTGGCGAACCTACAGATATTCGGAAAATGGGACTTGACCATACTTCCGGAGGTGAAAAAATCAAACCAAGTATCAGCATCAATGTGTCGGGGTCTCAGTCTAATTTACTCAAAGAAAAGAAGATTCCAAAAGAAA
Coding sequences within it:
- a CDS encoding ATP-dependent Clp protease proteolytic subunit is translated as MEIDIFGQITPWGDEDWGVSAKMIRKKLENHKEGEELTVYINSVGGSVFEGIAIYNLLAEKRPIIKIIGEASSIASVISCAGREVMIAETAMMLIHKPWTVVIGNADEMQKVAKDLEAIKDSIIAAYKTKTGMEAEDIDALMSEDRYMTATECLEYKLVDKIYSPTQDEVKKVILAKTQIYAMKHRNSKPITITGGNMDPKDAQITELNNKVVEFSSQITAIQSENETLKTTNSELMKTHDELSTQISTLNAQVATMQQQELVNQVRLDIERIKDKILPAENSEENKYELEQELIMLKTLSMDEKYRINGKTPYDKRIEEIASRKSLSSLEDPLPISAAVVNLSQVDFNTEEGREKTHEAILAIMKRDSIDDYNQALQILMKEIEKDA
- a CDS encoding ParB N-terminal domain-containing protein, with amino-acid sequence MDLEALKKSIIPFFNSKKLSEMNIPEYEVNNYLQYKVFPREILVKADWNYKNNNDFTSEKLTNNIKRIGQVENIQVRLLETGFYEVVNGNHRLDSNDAIGRKFIVAYDHGKISLAEAQRIAIETNETRFEHDPEKLARIMNDLKLTYDTGELDLTMPFDSKQIEELLKFDSSEIPLSDIIEDDYDEPLREKPKTQPGDLYELNNHRMLCGDSTSKDDVARLMNGEVAHMLHTDPPYNVQYAELNKKRSKTGKDWTDVYCTDWNDSMADVDYEEFVFKFLELAKLNMIEHAHYYVWHATSYIRTFLNAFEKLEIPIDKVPIIWVKQVAPLSWVRYKRKYEPCIFAGKGAVNGNGEGARWFGPNNENNIWEYNREDNRNYIHPTQKPVTLPARAIKNSSKENEIVLELFGGSGSTLIAAEQLVRRCFVMELSPAFVDNIVLRYFKYCEDNNIQCEVKLNGSLINKDYFNEVIEESVGLS